Genomic segment of Mycolicibacterium psychrotolerans:
GGTGCGTGAGGTGATCCTCCCGCTGGTGTCGCCGGGAATCGCGGCAACGGCGCTGATCTGCGTGATCTTTGCCTGGAACGAGTTCTTCTTCGCGGTCAACCTCACCGCGGTGAACGCCCAGACCATGCCCGTGTATCTCGTCGGTTTCATCGCCGGTGAGGGCCAGTACTGGGCCGTGTTGTCGGCAGCCGCGACGATGGCCGCCCTTCCCGTGATCCTGTGCGGATGGTTCGCACAGAACAAGCTGGTGCGCGGACTCTCGTTCGGCGCGATCAAGTAGACCACCATCCCAGACCCCTGAAACTCCCGAAGATAGAGAGCGAAAGACATGGCATCGATCACCTACAGAAACGCGACCTGCATCTACGAGGGCTCCGACAAGCTCGCGGTCGACAACTTGAATCTCGACATCCAGGACGGCGAATTCGTCGTCCTGGTCGGCCCGTCCGGTTCCGGCAAGAGCACGGCGCTGCGCATGCTGGCCGGCCTCGAGGACATCGACGAGGGCGCCATCGAGATCGGCGGCAAGGACATGACGGGTGTGCCGTCCAAGGACCGCGACATCGCGATGGTGTTCCAGAACTATGCGCTGTATCCGAACAAGACGGTCGCCGAGAACATGGGCTTCGCGCTCAAACTGCGCGGAGTGCCGGCCGACGAGCGGCGCCGGAAGGTCGAGGAGGCGGCCAAGGTGCTCGACCTGACCGAGCACCTGGATCGCAAACCCGCCAAGCTGTCCGGCGGCCAGCGTCAGCGCGTCGCGATGGGCCGCGCCATCGTCCGCGAGCCGCAGGTGTTCTGCATGGACGAGCCACTGTCGAACCTCGATGCCAAACTGCGCGTGCAGACTCGCACCCAGATCGCGGCGCTGCAGCGGCGGTTGGGGACCACGACGGTCTACGTCACCCACGACCAGGTCGAGGCGATGACGATGGGTGACCGGGTCGCAGTCCTCAAAGGCGGCAAACTGCAGCAGTTCGCCGCGCCGAACGAGCTGTACGATCGGCCGGCGAACGCCTTCGTCGCGGGCTTCATCGGATCGCCGGCTATGAATCTGTTCACCGCGTCGATCGCCGACAACGGTGTTCGGGTCGGCGAATCGGTGTTCGAACTCGAGCGCGACCAGATCTCGCTGCTCTCGTCCAGTGGGCTGCAGGAGGTCAGCGTCGGGATCCGGCCCGAGCAACTAGAAATCGTCGAGACCGGTGGCGTCGAGGTCGTCGTCGACTTGGTCGAGGACCTCGGCAGCGAGGCCTACGTCTACACCCATGCCGGTTCGGGTTCGAGCGGTGTCGAGTTGGTGGCACGCTGCAACCCGCGTACTGCGCCCAGGTTGGCCGATACCGTGCGCTTGCGCAGGCATCCCGACGGGGCAGTGCACCTCTTCGACCCGAAGTCGGGCGAACGCCTCAACTGACCTTGTCCGGCATGGCAGTTCACTCGTCGTCATCGAGGACGGTGTAGAAGGACTCGCCGTCCTCGGGCGTCCCGTCGATCTGCCCGAAAGTGCGGCGGTCGGGACGTGCCTCTTCGGGTGCGCCGGGCGGCAGCACGTCGGGCACCTCGGCGGCCAGCTTCTCGTCGAGGGTCTCGTCCTCCTCGGCGTCGATCCACTCGTCGGGCGGGTCGACGACGGAGTCGCCGTCGTCGTTGCGCACCTCGTCGGAGTCGAGTGACTCGCTCGGTCCGAGGGTGTCGTCGGGGCCTGCGTCGTCGTAGTCACCGTTACGGTCCATGTCCGTGAGTCTGCCCTATCGACGCCTCGGGGGCCCGCAGATCCTGCTACCGTCCGCGGGGTGTATCGGGTGATCCAATGGGGCACAGGCGCAGTCGGGACCGAGATGCTGACCGCGATCCTCGATCGCCGCCGAGTCGACCTGCAGGTCGTCGCAGCCCGGGTGTACGCCGAGGACAAGAACGGCGTCGACATCGGCATCCTGGCCGGACGGGACCCGGTCGGTGTCGCGGCCACCACCGACGTCGAGCAGATCCTCGCGACCGACGCCGACTGCGTGCTCTACACGCCGCGCACCGCGCGGGTCGACGACGTGTGCGCGCTGCTGGCCAGCGGCAAGAACGTCGCCACGACGGCGTTCATGTTCCATCCGCGCCGCATGGCCCCGGCCGACCGGG
This window contains:
- a CDS encoding ABC transporter ATP-binding protein codes for the protein MASITYRNATCIYEGSDKLAVDNLNLDIQDGEFVVLVGPSGSGKSTALRMLAGLEDIDEGAIEIGGKDMTGVPSKDRDIAMVFQNYALYPNKTVAENMGFALKLRGVPADERRRKVEEAAKVLDLTEHLDRKPAKLSGGQRQRVAMGRAIVREPQVFCMDEPLSNLDAKLRVQTRTQIAALQRRLGTTTVYVTHDQVEAMTMGDRVAVLKGGKLQQFAAPNELYDRPANAFVAGFIGSPAMNLFTASIADNGVRVGESVFELERDQISLLSSSGLQEVSVGIRPEQLEIVETGGVEVVVDLVEDLGSEAYVYTHAGSGSSGVELVARCNPRTAPRLADTVRLRRHPDGAVHLFDPKSGERLN